GTCAGGTCTGGGGCGCCCATGCTGCATTACAATCTTTATGGTTGGGTCAACATCCCTGACACCCTTGACTCCTGCATTGACAAGAGCCGCAAACCTGTCAGCGTTGCTGATGGAAACACCGGACATTTTGGAATTAATCTCGTTTCCCACCTGAACCATATCCGGTCTCAAACCCAGATCCACCAGAGTCTGGATATTGTGTTTGACATATTCGTAAGCGTGCTGACGCATCTGCTCATCATTGTCATTTGCCCAGGCTCTGGGTACATACTGATGTCCAATGGAGGCCCAGGTATCGCTCATATGGAAATCAAGCAGAAACCCCATCTGATGCTCTTTGATTCTCCTGGCTATTATTATTGTGTGATCAAGATCACACCAGCACACATTGGGGTTTGCTCCTGAAATAGAATTCTTTGCATAGCCTTCAGGAGCACACGGGTCAACAAAAGTACGGATACGGATGAAATTGAACCCGTGCTCTTTCAGTATTTGCAGAAGGTCCTTCTGTACACCATTATCCCAGTAGGTCGCTCCAATACTCTCATCTTCAAGTACCCAGGAGATATCAGCACCAACAATAAAGGGTCTGGCTGAAGTTAAGCCTGGAAAAATGAGCGCTATACTCATGAATGACAGTATGTATCGGCTTATTTTATTGATTATGAGCTTGTTGTTTTTCATAAAACACCCCCTCTGACAAACTGAATATATTTACTGATAAAAATTATCCGATGTGATCATCCGGTTTACTTTATTATGTAAATACCGCTTGATGGCATTACTGCCGGTACAACTGAAGATTTCTTTCCTGAAATAGAATACATGCTGTTTCCAGTGTATCTGCTCCTGTTTCCGATACTGATCTGCGGGTAAACTTTATGTGCTGTTTTTAAAGGTGTTCCACTGGAATGGTTTATTGAAAATTCCACGTTTGTAATAATACCGGATTCGAAAGCGCCAAGGTCTGGTGCCACAGCAGTGAAGGGAATACCGACATCTTCACCTTTGTCTATCATTTTGCTTCCCGGTGCCAGCTTGAGAAAGTTAACATCAGGCAAGCTGCCGTCGGCCTTGCGCGGTCCCAGCATTCCCGGAATGCTGTCAAGACTCCGGCCGGTCACTGTCATACTCGGATCATCAAGACTGAGGAAATCTGAAGCCGCAGGGGTGATGGACAGATCCCAGGTGTTGTTTTTAGTATCGACTCCGTAACCGTCAATGTAGCTGTTCTTATTGGGAAATCCGATATTGTTCCTCATGATGTGCCTTTTTGATCCTGTCAGTATAACACCATCTGTTCTGTTTCCATTGGCATCCCAGGTACTGGCCCACATGTTATACTGCGTTCCATTGCTGTATGAGGTATTGTTGTACCAGGTATTTCCACCGGAGGAATGGTTGGCATAAAAACCGGAGGCGCGGTTTTTCCAGGCTGCACAATTTTTGACAATGTGTCTGATACCGGTTTTACTGCTGCCGATTTTGAATCCATTGCCGTTTCCTGCTCTTTCGGTCCCATAATTGACATACCCGTGTCCCATCGTAAAACAGTTCTCAACTATGACCGGTACTTCCTGTGAGATGAAATCCCATCCATCATCGGAGTTCCACCACGCGCGGCATCCCTTGAAGATTGTTGATTTTCCTGTTTTCTGGTAGTGCACCCCGAAGCCGTCTGCGTTTTCACCATTGCCCTGATGAGAGTATGGGTCATAATTGTCATGAGAATCGCAATTGATGATCTGATGACCGCCTGTGGTGGTGTTAATGAAAAAGCCGGAGCCAAAGATATGGTGGATGTTAAGGAGTTCGAAAATATTGTCGTGAGCATTGCCGCCCACACTTATTCCGGTGTTGGAGCGGGTGTTCATTGGGACATTACACACTTCGAAACCTTTAAGGTGCAGCCAGGCACCGGTAACATTAAACCCCTGGGTGTAATTTGGATCGGGCTGGATCTTCAGGTTGGAAAAATCAAAAACAGGAGTTTCTCCTGGAAAAGCGAAGTAGCAGATCCGCTTTTCCTCCGAGGTTCCGCTTTTGTTAAATTGAACACCTGCTGACCCGGTGAGATTTACAATCTTGTAAACTCCGCCTCTAATGTACACCGTATCTCCCGGACCTGCCGCTTCTATGCCTTTCTGAAGAGTGGCAAATGGCTGAGTCTGTGATCCTGGAGACGAATTGTTGCCGTTTGTGGCTACATAATAGGTTTTGGAATCCGCTGCAGATATAAACAGTGCAATAATTGCAAATGCACTGAACATCTGCCTGCTGCACCTGGAAAAATCATCTATCAGATCATCTGTTTTTCTCATCTCGTTTTCTCCAGAGTAAATTGATTTGAACGGTCAGCCGGTTACAGATTTCTA
This genomic stretch from Fibrobacter sp. harbors:
- a CDS encoding pectate lyase, whose amino-acid sequence is MRKTDDLIDDFSRCSRQMFSAFAIIALFISAADSKTYYVATNGNNSSPGSQTQPFATLQKGIEAAGPGDTVYIRGGVYKIVNLTGSAGVQFNKSGTSEEKRICYFAFPGETPVFDFSNLKIQPDPNYTQGFNVTGAWLHLKGFEVCNVPMNTRSNTGISVGGNAHDNIFELLNIHHIFGSGFFINTTTGGHQIINCDSHDNYDPYSHQGNGENADGFGVHYQKTGKSTIFKGCRAWWNSDDGWDFISQEVPVIVENCFTMGHGYVNYGTERAGNGNGFKIGSSKTGIRHIVKNCAAWKNRASGFYANHSSGGNTWYNNTSYSNGTQYNMWASTWDANGNRTDGVILTGSKRHIMRNNIGFPNKNSYIDGYGVDTKNNTWDLSITPAASDFLSLDDPSMTVTGRSLDSIPGMLGPRKADGSLPDVNFLKLAPGSKMIDKGEDVGIPFTAVAPDLGAFESGIITNVEFSINHSSGTPLKTAHKVYPQISIGNRSRYTGNSMYSISGKKSSVVPAVMPSSGIYIIK